ACGTGATGAATTATGCCAAAATAAGTCGACAAAGAGGTGGGAAGTAGAAACGTTATGTATTAGAGGAAAGGGAACTGATCTACAGAATTTTAAGTGGTTTCACACATTTGTGTGTAACTTCGCTACGAGTTTATATGTATCGGGATGaaagtatatatatatcgAGGCTAGACAGCTGAGAATTTATATTTTATAAAGTCCACCAAAATAAACAACAATTTTACTGTAATGAATGTAGACTCTCATCGATTTTCTCATCGATTAGTATCTGATTACAACCACCTCAACAACCACCTCAACAATCCTCTTCGCTTCAACTGATAGAACCATACTCcagaattcaagaaattcacgtgaccaCTAACCGCGAATTTGGTGTAAGAAACGCGTCTTTGCCATGTAAATATTAAGAATTCATAGCTCTTTCTTATATTATCCATCTCCAATCTTTTTATCAAAAAATACACAATGGCGGATTTCTACGATGGCGAATTCAGTGGGGGTTTCACGACTGAAAATGCTCCTAACTCTCAGTCTGAAcccagaaccagaaccagttTGACTCCTGTTACTATTAAACAGATTAATGATGCTACACAGCCAATCCCAGACGGCAATTTTAAGGTCAATAACGTAGAATTAAACATGATAAgctttgttggaattgtgCGTAGTGTTGATCTGTTGCCCTCAGCTATTCTGGTGACAATCGAAGATGGCACCGGTACGACTAATGTCAGAAAGTGGGTAGATGAAAACTCCGGAACACCAGCTGAGGCCGAAGAAAAGTACCGCATGTACCTTGATAAATATGTCTACGTTACAGGTGCATTGAAGTCAATGTCCAACAAGAGTTACATTCAAAATGCACTGGTCATGCCTGTAAAGGACCATAACCAGGTCTTGTCGCACGTGTTAAGCGCTATTCACCATCACTTGCTTGCTCAGGGAATCAAGCCACGCCCCAAGGATGAAAAGCTGTTGTTTGTTTCCGAGTCGGCATCGACGTCCGCACCCCAATTATCTATCAAAGAACGTATAATGAAGGTGGTTAGGGATCACAGTCCGCTGATGGTGGAAGGTGTGCCTCCAAGATTGATTTCTCAGATCGTGGGGATTGGCCAGGACGAAGTCACCAAGATTTGcacagaattggtggatAGAGGCGAACTATACGGAGGCCTGGACGACAACACATATCTCTTAGATTAATGAATATTCAAGCTAATAAGTGCTCATAGTTATCTGTTTAGCACGAACAACTGATTCTTCCGAAATACAAACTTCTTAGTTCTGTCAGTGTACGCTCAATTATTGATATACTGGTGTATGCTTTATACTTAAACATACATAGCTAATATGTCTCAAAAAGTACTATTAGCTGGAAGTCCATAAGATCCTACCAGAGGTGTACTTATAACATTAAATATATACCAAATATCCAGTTACATACATAGTTCAAAGGAATCTATACATGCTTAATAAGTTTCTAGttcaaagtctttcttATCCAGCACTACGTCACCTTCGAATCCTGCAACTGTTCAAGTGGACGACTCTGAGTCCGTGCACTGAAGAAAGCAGACCAAAGATCGAAGTTGGTCACCGCCTCTCCCTGTGCCATGCCCTTGTTGATCATGGTATCAATTCCTCCACTGTTCATCAACGCCATCGACTCTGCCTTGCtcaagttgatttctttcGACTTTGCAATGAGAGCAGAAGCGGAAGtcgatgaagaagctgtctgatcttcatcaactgCAGAAGTAGCTCCTGCTTCCTCACTATCGTTTTCAAGTGTCTCTGGCGTGCTGGATTGCTGCTTCATATATTCCAACCTCTTTCCAGTCGACATAATGACAATGCTTTCCTCAACTGTGTTCTCGATGGCAAACATCCACACAGTGGTGGGCTTTGTCTGACCGATTCTGTGTATTCTCGAGATCGCCTGTAATTCCAACGACGTATTAACCAACGGCTCACACAAGAATATATGAGTAGCATTGATCAAAGTCAATCCACTGGCCTGTGCCTTAGCATTCAACAAAAAGCAGGTGATCTTGTTACGAGGATCTTTGAACGTTTCCACAGAGTCGTACTTCTTTATGCGTCTTCCTCCTCCAATGTCTGGAGTCAAAGTTCCGTATGATCCTAAATATGAGATATCTGCTGCTTTAAAAGCAGTTCCAAGAATATAGAGCATATCCTGCCATTGGCTAAACACAACGATCTGGGCGTCTGGATTCTGGCTTCTTATATAAAGCAGTTGCTTGACGATCATATTAACCTTGGAACTGTACGACTGCTTCAATTTTATCAGTTGGATTTCATCGATAATATCTTTTGAAATCGGCTTGTAAATCGAATAcaagatattgttgttcttATCAACCGTATTCGCATCTTCAACCTTGTTAGCCTTAAGGTCAGGTTTATGATGTGTGAAGTTGTACACCGATGACGTAGTGATAACTGATTTACACATGGGACAACTATGGCTGTTCCTCAACCACTGCTCCAAACAATCTTTACAATACTTGTGGCCACATTGAGTGAGAGAACCAATAGTAATTGTAGAACGACAAATGATACACATCAAggcttcatcttcatccttaTTGATAATGTCCTCGTCACTTCCTGTTAAACCCCTCAAATAGCggaattttgcaactgatTTAtccatcttgaacttgagaTGCTTGTGCAACAGCCCATAAGAAACCAACTTTGTCatgatcttggaaataaccaattcttctctgtTCATATGGAAATCAGACGTCTGCACTGTGTCCGAGATctgttgcaattgcttATAATAATCAATACGGCAATTGAAAACTGCATTACAATTGACATTCAATTCCTTTTGCAATAAGATCATGGAAAGCTTTTGGTTTTCAAACACGGTTCGAATTCGCTCTCCCAAGCTGCCAAGTAATTCCAATTGAATTCTCGTTCTCTCAGGGTCATTCTGTTCTTCGTCCTTAAGTTCCGCTTCAATTGTCTTGATGGATAAAACCAACTCTTGCAATGACAGTTTAACACGAGGTCTAATTTGTTCTCTAGCTTCAGTTAATCCAATTAGGAAGGATTCATCATTGATTTTCTGTAATTCCAAGTCTgcctctttcttttcttgagCCTTTTTAATACTGACAATCTTCGTAGAATTCTCTGCACCATTAACAAATTCAGAGCGATCAGTCAACACTTGAGACAAAACGAATAAATAACACGATACTTTATCTTGATCCTGAATAGTTTCTTCGTATTCATTACCAACAGGATTCTTATCCAGGGTCAACAAGGGAGTACATAAGATACTCACCAAATTCTGCATCCAATTGTTGATCGTATTGGCTTGTGTGTTCAATTCAAGAATCAACCTATTCAATTTGTCCACAAATAACTTAATTTTAAAAAAAATCGAATAATCAACAAAATAGTCAGTTTCAATGATTGGAATCACCatgaagaacttcttcgaGTTTCTGGGTATTAAAGTGGTTCCATTATCTACAAATTCTCCTGGGCCATCGTAGTAGCGACCTCttgttgatattcttgTTTTAACAGCATTCTCCACACTGGAAATAGAACCACGCAAAATCTCTCCACGGGTAGCTTCAGCTAGATCATAGTATTTCAGTTCTAGGAATTTAAGCTTAGCCTCCTCAATCTCAGATTCCTTAATATCTGCTTCTTGAACGTATTCAGTCATAATGGGCTTCTTGGTGAATACAAAATCCTCTGGTGCTACGCCATTTACCAAAGACGCCAATTCGTCTGCTCTGGAGCCCTCTTCGTAGTgcatcattttcttcacttcttcaaggctgtGAATATCTCTCTGTGACACCTGAGACTTGCTCATGATCTCCATATATTCCTTATCATATTGCTGAAAGTAGGACGAGGCAATAAGGAAATAGAACCGATGCAAGATTATATTCCAATTTCTCATCCTAATTCTAGTCAGTTTGattttttcttcaagtttctctaaaacttcatctttcaCAATAGCAAGTTCTGGAGTTCCACGCTCGTCGATTCTTCCAATATCTTCGTCCTTTTCGTCACTATTCTGTAAATCCAACTTTCTGCTCTGACTTCTATAGTCCTTGATGTACTTCTCAAGGATTAACTTCAAACGATGTATTATCTTTTCAGTTTCATCTACTCCAACAGTTAGAAAAAGAAGCGCTTCCTTGGGATTGTATATGAATTCATAGAATTCTCCCATATCAAGATACAACAGAATAATCAGTTTTTCAATCTCTACAATCTCATTATATGCCTTGGTCAACATGTCATCCAAGAGATTTTCCAAAGTTTTCAACTGCTGAATAGCACCGAAAGTCCTGTTATAAGCATAGTTCTTCTTATACTTTCTAGATCCAAGATTGAGATTTCCAATCTGGGGATTACAGCAAATTTGCCTTAGTCTCATCAACCATGTTCTCATATATGTCATAATTGTTGGAGAGGGTTCCCAATCGTTGCTTATGGGATTTCCATTGACATCCAAACAGATAGCAGCTAGAcattcttccaacttttcattatagaaatcttgttcaatagGAGTAAAAGGAATTGTCAAAAGAACACGAGACTGAGGAGGTAATTGAATATCGTCATGGGTCATTGCCTTGGTATGTCTGATTGCAATTGTAGTCCATAGCTTTACAAAGTCATCATTAGTATTGTTGACAACATCGGTTATGTAGTCCCACGATAGCTTACCTACATCACCACAAAATGGCTGATATCTaaggaaatgaagaactGAATGCAAATCTccaagattcttcttgattggaGTACCAGACACCCCCCAAGAATGATATCTAGGTATCAATGCTGCACTCTGGAAAGCTCTTGATATGGTCGATGACACCATTTGGACCTCATCCAAAACAACTCTCCAAAACTGACTCAACATAAGCGGAGATTCGTAGTCGACTTTCTTATAAATTTCGGGAAGTCGGTTATGGCGTATGGCCAAAGCAATCTCATCTTGTAGAGCCATTTCATAATCGGTTTCGTTGGAATCACTAGATCTAACGTTTGCAATCTTGGGCTTCTTGGAAGTAATTGCAAGTTGAAATAAAGACTTATAGTCGCTCAAGAGCGCCTGCTCATCTTGAACTACTATGTCATTTTCAGTTGAAGAGCTGGGAATTATATCTCCAGCTgatgtttcttcaaagtgTTCTGATTGGGTTCTTTTTTTTGTAGCGTTTCTTGTGTTTTTACCTCTGGAAGAGTATAATGCATAGTCTAATTCCCTTGATATCACAGCATACGTCGTGAATACCACATCGAACTTTCTTAAATACTCAGCTATTAATACAGCATTATTGTCTAACTTTGGATATTTCCCCACACCTTGGTAAATAGTTACAGCTAGACTTGGAGCTAGATGAACGATTTCTTCCACCCACTGTTTCAAGATTGAATCTGGCGCAATGACGAGTGTAGTCTTTGCTTTTATGATGGTTTTGACTTCGCCAAAAGTATGGAGTTGAACTCTTAACGGTTCATTAACCTCTTCTATAGACCTCTTGTTCATGAGCATCAATGCTGTCATTTCTACAGTTTTTCCCAACCCCATTTCTTCCGATAGCAATGCCTGTGCTGGTAGGTATTTTGGACACATGAGCTTATCGCTATCATTGTAGTAACTATGCAAGTATTTGCACACGGATTTTCTCGAAGCCAAATGGGCAGTATAggcattgaagaagtatttcTCGTTGTTCAAGGAGATCCTCTTCCATCCGAAACAGAGTTTGTTCATGATGGTATAAAGAAGCGTATCGAGTTTGTCGTTGTCGGTTGGCTCATTTCTGAGTGAAGAGGTTATCAATTCGATTGCGGAATCGTCTATAAGTGGTACTTTAGTACATCTATTGCTGTGGAAGTTAAACTTGACATTCTCCTTTTCGAGGATCCAGTTCACGGTTTTCTTTTGGAAACGTATGAGGTTCGTTTCGAGCTCAGGAATGTCAAAATCCTCTTCAATACGTGGAAGTTGCTCTGTGTTTTCAGATATGGATCTGTAGAATAGTCCACTGGTCACACTTTCTCGGTTACTATACTTATGAACCAAGTTATGAGGTTCATTATCAGTCGGACACGGCTGTGCGATATTAGCCATCAACATACGGATGTTCCTGATAACCTCTGTCTGGCAATTACGGTATAGATTAGATGTGAGCTGGATCTTGTAATGGATCGAGACTTCAATTGTGTACGTTTTGGTATTGAAAAGTAACCCTACAATTGGTTTTGAACTCAGCAAGTTGTTTTTCAACTGTGTGAGATTGGAtaaattcaacaaatacaCTTCGCTCTTGAGTGTTTCGTTCTCTAGAGACTGTGCTATATTGACCGAAAGAAGTAGTCGCAGTGGTAGCTTGTcgattttcttgtttttcaccatcaacaactgcTGCTCTCCACTGAAAAGAAGCTTCATCTCGTCCAGAACATACTCATATACACCATTAGCGACTTCGTTcattttggaaagaaactGGCTATGTAAGAAGAGCAGCTCGTCTTGGTTCTCAAACTTCATAGTGCGATCTACAATAGTTACGACTTCCGTATCTTCCCCGTTTTCAAGCTGTTGACTGCGAAGTAACTGCTCAGACTCCATTACATCCTGGTACTTCAAATTATCTATAGCAAGGTCCCTGTTGCGAAGCGTtagctttcttttcttgtgAACCTTAGGTGTAGCCAGTGCCTCGGCTGTGGCGACTCGTGAAATGGCTTGTAAATCAAAATGGATAAGCTGGAATCTTGAAGTGTCCATTTCTATGATTTCGGGAACCGCTATTGTATTGGGACAAGACGTCAGTGACAAGACGTCAGTGGCAAACGTTcgctgctgaagaagaaccagttgCAAAAGTGTACGATAGGAATATTGAATTTAGATAACTAAGCGTGCGCTACCATAATTGGCATATAAGCGCACTTAAGCGCATTTATGAAAAGTCATTGAAGTTACTAGAAATACATATAGAAAAGATACATTAAAATGATACACAGAAAGATACACAGAGTAGATATATAAGTCTGATGGAGGTGTGCTTATGGTATGATTTCTACCGACTACTTTCTACATTCACTTCTAAAGTTTGCTTGTAGTCGTACGTATActaaatggctgcgaaaacgACTTTTAACTTGCACCACCGCGATAGcgaagaattgaaggaaataGACACGACACAATAAACAAAGTAGAAACTAGTAGTATTGGCATGTTGTAGGTTAGGAATAGAATCGAGTGGAAATGGCAGTGCATGATTCAGTAAGGTAATGGTAACAAGATGGTGGACAGAAGATGATATGTTTTTGAAGGAAGTAGAGTTCAGCTCTTTACAGGAACCTGTTTgtgttttcttctttccaataTAGAAGCACCCCCGAGATTCAAGTCAAACATATTAGGCTGCTGGTGTTGCTTATTAAGACGAGCGTTACGTGGTGTTGTTATCTTGTGTTTATTCAAGACCTGACCTTGGATATTGACGTCTTCTTCGATCTggtcttcgtcttcttcctcgaTTCCTTCTACGACATTATCGAAGGTGTTGATCTTAGAAAGCGCGGCTTCTTCGCCCATTCTGTGCACAGCAGTAGATATGTCGAACGCATCTCTCAAGGCTACGGCTGCTGGTGAGTACAAATCGTTGTGAGTGCCGTTGGTGTATTTCTTCGAGTATCTGTTGCTGCCGTTGTGTGTCTGTATAGGGTGCTTATCTCTGCCGGCTCTGGCACTGGCAGGCGCATCATGAGCCACTTGCACATTGTAAGGCTTGGTGAGCCAAGGATCGTTCAAAAAGTCAGCAATGGCATATCTTTTCGAAGGATCAACAGTCAAAAGTTTTGAAACACAGTGCTTGGCACCGTCAGAAATCTCGTCCCACCATGGGCTCAAGAAAGTATACTCCCCTTTAGCGACCTTTTCAGTCAAAGTATCGATGCTCTCGTCATAGAATGGCGGAAATCCACACAAAAGCGTGTACAACACACAGCCAATAGCCCACATGTCGACTTCACGCGAGTACCTCTCGTCTCTGACGATCTCTGGAGCAGTATATCCTACTGTTCCACAGGGTGTTTTGGTGTTGTGCTCCCAAATTTGCTTAGATAAACCGAAGTCCGCCAACTTCACCACTCCGATGCCGCCTCCGCCAACTCCAGGAACAAACTCTCCTTCGTCCAACTTGGCGTTAGGGTCGTCAGACTTACGCAATTTGGCAACTGGATTGACTGAGGGCTTTGTGTCAATGGGTACGTATAGAAGGTTCTCAGGTTTAATGTCACGATGAACAATGCCTACTTCATCGTGCAAATATTGGATGGCTTCGGCAACTTGACGGATCACATGACGGGCCAAGTCCTCTGAGAAGTAGGTGTATTTTACGATGGCTGTGAAGATCTCACCGCCCGGAGCCAACTCCTGAACGATATAGTAGTACAAGTCTGAGTCAATGAATTCAATGAAACGCACAATGTTCGGATGGTCCAACTGTCTCATGATGGTCACTTCTTTAAGGACTGCCAGCTTCTGCGCCTGGTCCATCTGGAACTTACGTAAAATCTTGATGGCTACGAGCTTGTTGGTAACTTTGTGTCTAGCCTTGTATACTACACTAAAGGCTCCTTCGCCGATATTCTCCAACACCTCATAGTTGTCCAAATTGGGGTATTTGGCcgttttctgtttctgtctCTGGAGTCTTTCTTCCTCCACAATGTGGGTAGCTACCTTCTGGTAGTTGTTATCGTTGTAGTTATAATTGTCAGTGTAGGTAGTCGAGTAGACATTTTGAGTATCCTTGGGTTCAGCATCAACCTGTTGGGCTCTGGCTTCGTTTTCCACAAGCGTGGCCGTCGACGGCTCGTTGCTGA
This window of the Scheffersomyces stipitis CBS 6054 chromosome 6, complete sequence genome carries:
- a CDS encoding hypothetical protein (go_function DNA binding; ATP binding; nucleic acid binding; helicase activity), with the translated sequence MDTSRFQLIHFDLQAISRVATAEASATPKVHKKRKLTLRNRDLAIDNLKYQDVMESEQLLRSQQLENGEDTEVVTIVDRTMKFENQDESLFLHSQFLSKMNEVANGVYEYVSDEMKLLFSGEQQLLMVKNKKIDKLPSRLLLSVNIAQSLENETLKSEVYLLNLSNLTQLKNNLSSSKPIVGLLFNTKTYTIEVSIHYKIQLTSNLYRNCQTEVIRNIRMLMANIAQPCPTDNEPHNLVHKYSNRESVTSGLFYRSISENTEQLPRIEEDFDIPELETNLIRFQKKTVNWILEKENVKFNFHSNRCTKVPLIDDSAIELITSSLRNEPTDNDKLDTLLYTIMNKLCFGWKRISLNNEKYFFNAYTAHLASRKSVCKYLHSYYNDSDKLMCPKYLPAQALLSEEMGLGKTVEMTALMLMNKRSIEEVNEPLRVQLHTFGEVKTIIKAKTTLVIAPDSILKQWVEEIVHLAPSLAVTIYQGVGKYPKLDNNAVLIAEYLRKFDVVFTTYAVISRELDYALYSSRGKNTRNATKKRTQSEHFEETSAGDIIPSSSTENDIVVQDEQALLSDYKSLFQLAITSKKPKIANVRSSDSNETDYEMALQDEIALAIRHNRLPEIYKKVDYESPLMLSQFWRVVLDEVQMVSSTISRAFQSAALIPRYHSWGVSGTPIKKNLGDLHSVLHFLRYQPFCGDVGKLSWDYITDVVNNTNDDFVKLWTTIAIRHTKAMTHDDIQLPPQSRVLLTIPFTPIEQDFYNEKLEECLAAICLDVNGNPISNDWEPSPTIMTYMRTWLMRLRQICCNPQIGNLNLGSRKYKKNYAYNRTFGAIQQLKTLENLLDDMLTKAYNEIVEIEKSIISLYLDMGEFYEFIYNPKEALLFLTVGVDETEKIIHRLKLILEKYIKDYRSQSRKLDLQNSDEKDEDIGRIDERGTPELAIVKDEVLEKLEEKIKSTRIRMRNWNIILHRFYFLIASSYFQQYDKEYMEIMSKSQVSQRDIHSLEEVKKMMHYEEGSRADELASLVNGVAPEDFVFTKKPIMTEYVQEADIKESEIEEAKLKFLESKYYDLAEATRGEILRGSISSVENAVKTRISTRGRYYDGPGEFVDNGTTLIPRNSKKFFMVIPIIETDYFVDYSIFFKIKLFVDKLNRLILELNTQANTINNWMQNLVSILCTPLLTSDKNPVGNEYEETIQDQDKVSCYLFVLSQVLTDRSEFVNGAENSTKIVSIKKAQEKKEADLELQKINDESFLIGLTEAREQIRPRVKSSLQELVLSIKTIEAELKDEEQNDPERTRIQLELLGSLGERIRTVFENQKLSMILLQKELNVNCNAVFNCRIDYYKQLQQISDTVQTSDFHMNREELVISKIMTKLVSYGSLHKHLKFKMDKSVAKFRYLRGLTGSDEDIINKDEDEALMCIICRSTITIGSLTQCGHKYCKDCLEQWLRNSHSCPMCKSVITTSSVYNFTHHKPDLKANKVEDANTVDKNNNILYSIYKPISKDIIDEIQSIKLKQSYSSKVNMIVKQSLYIRSQNPDAQIVVFSQWQDMLYILGTAFKAADISYLGSYGTLTPDIGGGRRIKKYDSVETFKDPRNKITCFLLNAKAQASGLTLINATHIFLCEPLVNTSLELQAISRIHRIGQTKPTTVWMFAIENTVEESIVIMSTGKRLEYMKQQSSTPETLENDNQTASSSTSASALIAKSKEINLSKAESMALMNSGGIDTMINKGMAQGEAVTNFDLWSAFFSARTQSRPLEQLQDSKVT
- a CDS encoding predicted protein translates to MADFYDGEFSGGFTTENAPNSQSEPRTRTSLTPVTIKQINDATQPIPDGNFKVNNVELNMISFVGIVRSVDSLPSAISVTIEDGTGTTNVRKWVDENSGTPAEAEEKYRMYLDKYVYVTGALKSMSNKSYIQNASVMPVKDHNQVLSHVLSAIHHHLLAQGIKPRPKDEKSLFVSESASTSAPQLSIKERIMKVVRDHSPSMVEGVPPRLISQIVGIGQDEVTKICTELVDRGELYGGSDDNTYLLD
- a CDS encoding predicted protein (go_function protein kinase activity; ATP binding~go_process protein amino acid phosphorylation) produces the protein MFENLKAFIRHGKQANDLKKKQAAATAASSASQAANINNTNYSLNDYAYDNSRGYADIDAYSISNEPSTATLKVATHIVEEERLQRQKQKTAKYPNLDNYEVLENIGEGAFSVVYKARHKVTNKLVAIKILRKFQMDQAQKSAVLKEVTIMRQLDHPNIVRFIEFIDSDLYYYIVQELAPGGEIFTAIVKYTYFSEDLARHVIRQVAEAIQYLHDEVGIVHRDIKPENLLYVPIDTKPSVNPVAKLRKSDDPNAKLDEGEFVPGVGGGGIGVVKLADFGLSKQIWEHNTKTPCGTVGYTAPEIVRDERYSREVDMWAIGCVLYTLLCGFPPFYDESIDTLTEKVAKGEYTFLSPWWDEISDGAKHCVSKLLTVDPSKRYAIADFLNDPWLTKPYNVQVAHDAPASARAGRDKHPIQTHNGSNRYSKKYTNGTHNDLYSPAAVALRDAFDISTAVHRMGEEAALSKINTFDNVVEGIEEEDEDQIEEDVNIQGQVLNKHKITTPRNARLNKQHQQPNMFDLNLGGASILERRKHKQVPVKS